AAAATAAATATAAACACATTTATAATATCTATAATGTGAGATGATTCCTCATCCGCACTATTTGTCAAAGCTAATTAGTTAAAGTTCACAAATTTAAAAAAATAAAAATGATTTTTTTTGTAATGAATTGTAATATAAAGGTATTTTGTTGGTTTAAAAATAAGCTATTCGTAAGTGATAGGATAGAATTGATAACATTAAGCGGTCATATTCTTTTTAAAATTTGCAAAATATTACATTGTAAAAATGAAGCAGTGGATGCAGGAAAAGATGATATATATTTTATTTTTTAGACGTACCACAATATGTTGATTTAAGCTATGCGTTTTTGAAGCGAAATTTAGCAGGAATCACGGCATCAATAAATAAAAGTGAGTATAGTAATGAAAAAAAGCTTCATTCCCTCAATTTAGGAAACGAAGCTTTTTAATGTATGACAGCTAACGCGTTAATTTTTCTAGCATAACATCACAACATTGATCTAATAATTGATAAGTTTCATCAAAATTACCGGTGTACCACGGATCAGGAATATGATCGTAAGCCAAATCAGGGCAAAGTGATGTGACATTAAATAGCTTCTCTGTATTTTTACCAAATAATCGTTCTAAATCCTTGAGATTTTGATTATCCATTGCGATGATATAATCAAAATAATCCCAATCTTGTTTTCGCACTTTACGGCTTATAAAACCAAAATGATCAATCTGATGTTTAGCGAGTTGCTTTTTAGTATCTTTGTGCATATCTTCGCCATCGTGCCAACCTGATGTGCCTGCACTGTCAATAGATACTCGATCTTCAAGATGGGCCTGTTTAATTTTGTGTCGCATAATATATTCTGCCATTGGCGAGCGACAAATATTTCCCAAGCAGACAAATAAAATATTGGTTTGTGGTTTCATTTGATTTTCCGATATTGCTGTTTTCACTCCCCGTGCTGGTGGTTAGTGAGCTTATCCAACCATCGAAGGGTAAGAAAACTATATAAAAAGCACTTATGCTTCGACAAGCTCAGCAACCGTGCTTTGATAAACTACAACTGTAAATTTTCTATAAAATATAACCGCTTACGCTTTACGCCACGTTGTGCCATTTGCACCGTCTTCTAGCACAATGCCCATTGCCGTTAATTTATCACGTGCTTCATCGGCTTTTGCCCAGTCTTTATTCGCTCGTGCGTCATTACGTTGTTTGATTAAAGCTTCAATTTCTGCCACTTCATCATCGTTGCTATCGCCTTGTAAAAAGCTTTCAGGATCTTGTTCTAATAGACCAAGTACGCCTGCTAACTCTTTTAATTTAATTGCGAGTTGATTTGCTTTTACTTGATCTTCTTTTTTCAATTTATTCAACTCACGCACCATTTCAAACAATACTGCTAATGCTCCCGGTGTGTTGAAATCATCGTCCATTGAGGTTTTGAAATTTGCAATATAATGATCAAATTCGACCGCTTGTGCTGATACAGATAAATCGCAACCACGCAATGCAGTATATAAACGTTCTAAGGCTGTGCGAGCTAAATCTAGGTTTTCTACACTGTAATCAAGTAAGCTACGATAATGAGCAGTGAGGAAGAAATAGCGTAAACTTTCCGCATCATAGCGTTCTAACATTGTGCGAATGGTAAAGAAATTCCCCAATGATTTTGACATTTTTTCTTTATCAATGGTTAGCATTCCTGTATGTAACCAATAGTTTACATAATTGCCACCGTTCGCACAGCAAGATTGTGCAATTTCATTTTCATGATGTGGGAACATTAAATCTGCACCGCCACCGTGAATATCAAAATGTTCGCCAAGTTCTTTGCTGTTCATTGCCGAACATTCAATATGCCAACCTGGACGACCTTTGCCCCACGGAGAATCCCAGCTTGGTTCATTCTCTTTCGACATTTTCCAAAGTACAAAATCCATTGGGTTGCGTTTGATACTTTTAATTTCAACCCTTGTACCTGCTTGTAATTGCTCTAAATCTTGACGAGATAATGCACCGTAATTTTTAAAACTTGGTACGCTAAACATTACATCGCCATCTTCTGAAACATAAGCGTGTCCTTTAGCGATTAAACGTTCTACCATTGCGATAATTTCAGCAATGTGTTGTGTGGCACGTGGCTCGACATCTGGGCGTAAAATATTTAATGCGTCAAAATCTTTGTGCATTTCTACGACCATTCTTTCCACTAATTCATCACAGGTTTCGTTGTTTTCAAGGGAACGTTTGATAATTTTATCGTCCACATCGGTAATGTTACGTACATATTTCACATCGTAGCCTAAATAACGTAGATAACGCACCGCCACATCAAAAGAAACAAAGGTTCTACCGTGTCCAAAATGACAAAGATCATAAACCGTTACACCGCAGACATAAATGCCAACTTTATTTGGGGTTAAAGGTTTAAATTCTTCTTTCTCACGTTTTAAAGTGTTGTAAATTTTGAGCATAGTATCCTCTTGCTGGTTAGATAAATTATTAAAATAAAATTTGTGACTAAGTATAACAAAATAAGCGGTAGGATTTTTAGGAATTTTTGCAAAAATTTTGAGTGTTTTATCTTACATTACCTTTTTTTCAGAAAGTTCATTAAAAACCTATAAAAATTCGCATAAGTAGGAAAATTACGATACAATAGCCTTAACCTTAATGAAAAATGTTTTCATTATCATTTAGTATATTTTATCAATTTTGGAGGACAGAATGTCAAAACAGGGTTTCCCAATTCAAAAAACAAATAGAAAAGGAGGGGTAACCAAAGTCTTTTGCTATTCCGTTCTTTCTTTATCCATTTCCACAGCACTAGCCGATGAACTTGGCACAATTAATGTAGTGGACTCACCGGAAAGTATTCAAAATAAAAAAATCGGTAAAACAATAAAAACCGCTAAGACACTTGAGAAACAACAAGTTTCAGATACTCGCGATCTCGTAAAATATGAAACGGGTATTTCTGTTGTTGAGAAAGGACGTATGGGATCAAGTGGTTATGCTGTACGAGGTGTTGATGAAAACCGTGTAAACATTACAATTGATGGTTTACAACAAGCAGAAAATATGTCTTCACAAGGATTCAAAGAATTATTCGAAGGTTACGGTAATTTTAATAATACGCGTAATGGTATTGAAGTCGAAAATATTAAAGAAGTGAGTCTTGCGAAGGGTGCTGATTCAACAAAAGTCGGTAGTGGAGCGTTAGGTGGCTCAGTTATTTTTGCAACCAAAGATGCCCGTGACTTTTTACTCAATAAGAATTTCTATTATAAATTCAAAGCGGGTTACTCTTCTGCTAATAATGAAGATATGTTTTCACATACTATTGCAGGACGTTATAAGGATTTTGATGCGTTATTAGTGAGAACAGATCGAGATGGTACGCAATTAGAGAATTTTGGTTATGATGAATTTGATGATAAGGCTCAGGGAAAATCAAGACAGAAAGCCGATCCTTATCATATCGAAAAACAGAATACGTTGATTAAATTAGGTTATAACCCTAATGAAACAAATCGTTTTACCTTGATGTTAGATGATGGTAAGAATACCTCAAAAGGGCATGATTGGTCTTATACTATGAGCTATGGTAATGAAACTCGCCATACTAATGATAGTAGTACACGTCGAAATCTTTCATTTGCCTATGAAAATTATGATTCTAATTTATTTTGGGATAGTGCGAAAGTTACTGTTTCGAGTCAAAAAATTGTACAACGTGCTCAAACGGATACTTATTGTGTTGGTAATAATGATTGTTCATATACGACAAACCCTCTTGATATTAAATTAAAAGATGGAAAAATTGTTGATAAAGAAGGTAACCCATTAAATATTAAAGAAGTACCAAAATGGAAAAATGTTGGCAGTTATAGTGAGCCAAAATATGAAAAAGATCCAACAGAAACAACGCTAGCGTTAGTTAATAGCAAAGGTGAAGAGTATGATTATCCATTAGAGGGGATGTTTGGTACGAGACAAAATCAAAGTGATCATTGGTATTTGTACAATAATGAGCATAAGGGAGATGATATTTTACTAGACTGTACAACATTTGATTGTAATAGTCCGTTGAGATATTACCATCTTAATGATGGAAAATCGTTTGTAAATGATGATCGACATTTTATAGACCTTAATCTGAATCAGGCTAATAGTGAAGTTACCGATGATTATATAGGTAAGAGTTGGTTCGATAAGGGTCAAAAAATTAGGATGAAAACACAATTTGTCGTTGATGATGTGAGAAAAGGTAAAGCACATTATAAACGTATCAAAATGACACAGCAAAAATATGATTTTGTAAATAAAACTTGGAGCCAAGAGCTTTCTCCTAATTATAACTTAATCTTACCATCTCGTGGTTATATTGGTGCAGACTGGAAAGATAGACACTTAAATACTAAAACGAAACAAATCAATTTAGATTTTGAAAAATATTTTGACACGAAAGATATTGAGCATTCTCTCGCTTATGGTGGAAGCTTTGCTCATACTGAAAAATCAATGGTTAATTATTCTGGTCAGCGATTAGTCAATGTAAAATGGTGGGCATTGAATAGCTATTTTGATAAAGTTGATGAAAATGGAACACCTCTTTGTTCTTTAAATGGATGGGGGGAGAAAGGTTCACCGAACTGTTATCGTCAAAATGAAGTAACTTCATTTTTGATTCCAGTGAAAACAAAAAATGGTGCATTATATTTAACGGATAATATTCGTGTAAATGACTGGCTAAGCTTTGATGCAAGTTATCGTTATGATAAAGTTTCTTATAAACCAACTTATGTGCAAGGAAAATCGCCAGATATTCCATTGGGTATGTTCTTCAATGCACATGAACAACTAGATCTGAAAAAGAAACCCGCTTGGGATAGAAATAAATCTTGGGCTGAAAATATGGTTGCACAAAGTCAATATGATGAATATTACAGAACGATGATTCCTCAAATTGAGAAAAATAAGAAAGCGAATAAAGAGTATATGACGACTCAGACGCAGTCTTTTAAGAATCATAGCTATTCATTAGGAACAACGATTGATCCAACGGAATACTTGCGTGTACAAGCAAAATATTCCAAAGGATTTAGAGCTCCTACACCAGAAGAAATGTATTTTACCTTTGCACACCCAAGTTTTAATATTCGTCCTAATTTACGCTTAAAACCAGAATTAGCAAATACAAAAGAAGTTGCTTTCACCTTGCATAATCAAAGAAGTTTTATCACTCTAAGTGGATTTAGAACGGATTATCAAGATTTTATTGATTTACAAAATCAAGGCGTTTATGAAGCACAAATTACAGGTATTGATAAAAATGTTTATCAAAATATCAATCAACAAAATGCTAAGGTAACGGGTTTTGAAATTGCAAGTAAAGCCTATTTAGGCGACTTTAATTCACGTTTAAAAGGATTCAGTCTTGGTTATAAATATACTTATCAAAAAGGTAAAATTACTGGTACCAAGAATACTTTTGAAAGTGGTAAGTATGGTAAAAAAATTGTCAAAACAGAAACCGGTGATTACCCTATGAATGCGATTCAGCCAACCAAACATGTTTTCAATGTTGGCTATGTTTCTGATAAAGGTAATTATGGTGTTGATGTGTATTTTACTCACGTATCAGCTAAAAAAGATAAAGATACATACAATACGTTCCATAAAGAAGATGGTAGTCCTTTTGTTGAGCCAAGAAGTGAATCTTATAATCTTTTTGATTTAATCGGATTTTATAAGCCTTTGAAAGGGATGACTATTCAAGCTGGTGTTTATAATTTATTCAACAAAGAATATATGACTTGGGATAGTGCACGTTCAATTAGAACTTTTGGTACAACTAATATGATTTGTAGAGAGAAGAGCAGTTATAATGGTTGTAATACTCAAAATCAAGGTATCGAACGCTTCCATGCTCCAGAGCGTAATGTCAAACTTAATTTACAATATGAATTTTAATATATTGAATTGAGTTAATTAAATATAAAATCAAACCTAAGCGGTCATATTTTTTGATATTTTTGCAAAAAGTTAAAAAAATATGACCGCTTATTCTTTTCTTCTTTTCGCACACTATTATTCCCCTTATTTTAAATAATGAATTTTATTGCATAAAAAAATGATTTTTAGAATTTTATGCGAAAAATTGTTATTTTTAATTGAAAATAGGTTACAAATTCTAAATTGGGTTTTGTATTATTTACAGCAAGCAATAGGTATAGATTTGCTTATCTAAATAAAATGTAACTCTCTATTTTTATTGCATTTTATCCCTTGTTTATACTTCAATCAGGAGAAAATATCATGGCTTTTAATATGAAAAACAGACATCTTTTAAGTCTTGTTCACCACACAGAGCGTGAAATTAAATACTTATTGGATTTATCACGTGATTTAAAACGTGCGAAATACGCAGGTTGCGAACAACAAGTATTAAAAGGTAAAAATATTGCATTGATTTTTGAAAAAACCTCAACTCGTACTCGCTGTGCGTTTGAAGTAGCTGCTTATGATCAAGGTGCAAGGGTGACTTATATTGATCCAACCTCTTCACAAATTGGTCATAAAGAAAGTATGAAAGACACTGCTCGCGTGTTAGGTCGTATGTATGATGGTATTGAATATCGTGGCTTTAAACAAAGTGTTGTTCAAGAATTAGCAGATTATGCAGGTGTACCAGTTTGGAATGGTTTAACGGACGAATTCCACCCAACTCAAATGCTTGCTGACGTATTAACCATGATGGAAAATTGCGATAAACCATTAACTGAAATTAAATATGTTTATATCGGTGATGGCCGTAACAATGTTGGTAATTCTTTATTACTTATCGGAGCTAAATTAGGTATGGATGTACGTATTTGTGCACCTAAATCATTGCTTCCTGAACCTAAACTCGTTGAAATGTGTGAAGGTTTCGCAAAAGAAAGCGGTGCAAGAGTTATGGTAACTGACGACATTGATAAAGCAATGAAAGATGTTGATTTTGTTCACACAGACGTTTGGGTTTCAATGGGTGAACCATTAGAAAGCTGGGGCGAACGTATCAAAATTTTATTACCATACCA
This DNA window, taken from Phocoenobacter uteri, encodes the following:
- the cysS gene encoding cysteine--tRNA ligase; translated protein: MLKIYNTLKREKEEFKPLTPNKVGIYVCGVTVYDLCHFGHGRTFVSFDVAVRYLRYLGYDVKYVRNITDVDDKIIKRSLENNETCDELVERMVVEMHKDFDALNILRPDVEPRATQHIAEIIAMVERLIAKGHAYVSEDGDVMFSVPSFKNYGALSRQDLEQLQAGTRVEIKSIKRNPMDFVLWKMSKENEPSWDSPWGKGRPGWHIECSAMNSKELGEHFDIHGGGADLMFPHHENEIAQSCCANGGNYVNYWLHTGMLTIDKEKMSKSLGNFFTIRTMLERYDAESLRYFFLTAHYRSLLDYSVENLDLARTALERLYTALRGCDLSVSAQAVEFDHYIANFKTSMDDDFNTPGALAVLFEMVRELNKLKKEDQVKANQLAIKLKELAGVLGLLEQDPESFLQGDSNDDEVAEIEALIKQRNDARANKDWAKADEARDKLTAMGIVLEDGANGTTWRKA
- a CDS encoding TonB-dependent receptor domain-containing protein, producing MSKQGFPIQKTNRKGGVTKVFCYSVLSLSISTALADELGTINVVDSPESIQNKKIGKTIKTAKTLEKQQVSDTRDLVKYETGISVVEKGRMGSSGYAVRGVDENRVNITIDGLQQAENMSSQGFKELFEGYGNFNNTRNGIEVENIKEVSLAKGADSTKVGSGALGGSVIFATKDARDFLLNKNFYYKFKAGYSSANNEDMFSHTIAGRYKDFDALLVRTDRDGTQLENFGYDEFDDKAQGKSRQKADPYHIEKQNTLIKLGYNPNETNRFTLMLDDGKNTSKGHDWSYTMSYGNETRHTNDSSTRRNLSFAYENYDSNLFWDSAKVTVSSQKIVQRAQTDTYCVGNNDCSYTTNPLDIKLKDGKIVDKEGNPLNIKEVPKWKNVGSYSEPKYEKDPTETTLALVNSKGEEYDYPLEGMFGTRQNQSDHWYLYNNEHKGDDILLDCTTFDCNSPLRYYHLNDGKSFVNDDRHFIDLNLNQANSEVTDDYIGKSWFDKGQKIRMKTQFVVDDVRKGKAHYKRIKMTQQKYDFVNKTWSQELSPNYNLILPSRGYIGADWKDRHLNTKTKQINLDFEKYFDTKDIEHSLAYGGSFAHTEKSMVNYSGQRLVNVKWWALNSYFDKVDENGTPLCSLNGWGEKGSPNCYRQNEVTSFLIPVKTKNGALYLTDNIRVNDWLSFDASYRYDKVSYKPTYVQGKSPDIPLGMFFNAHEQLDLKKKPAWDRNKSWAENMVAQSQYDEYYRTMIPQIEKNKKANKEYMTTQTQSFKNHSYSLGTTIDPTEYLRVQAKYSKGFRAPTPEEMYFTFAHPSFNIRPNLRLKPELANTKEVAFTLHNQRSFITLSGFRTDYQDFIDLQNQGVYEAQITGIDKNVYQNINQQNAKVTGFEIASKAYLGDFNSRLKGFSLGYKYTYQKGKITGTKNTFESGKYGKKIVKTETGDYPMNAIQPTKHVFNVGYVSDKGNYGVDVYFTHVSAKKDKDTYNTFHKEDGSPFVEPRSESYNLFDLIGFYKPLKGMTIQAGVYNLFNKEYMTWDSARSIRTFGTTNMICREKSSYNGCNTQNQGIERFHAPERNVKLNLQYEF
- a CDS encoding low molecular weight protein-tyrosine-phosphatase; amino-acid sequence: MKPQTNILFVCLGNICRSPMAEYIMRHKIKQAHLEDRVSIDSAGTSGWHDGEDMHKDTKKQLAKHQIDHFGFISRKVRKQDWDYFDYIIAMDNQNLKDLERLFGKNTEKLFNVTSLCPDLAYDHIPDPWYTGNFDETYQLLDQCCDVMLEKLTR
- a CDS encoding ornithine carbamoyltransferase encodes the protein MAFNMKNRHLLSLVHHTEREIKYLLDLSRDLKRAKYAGCEQQVLKGKNIALIFEKTSTRTRCAFEVAAYDQGARVTYIDPTSSQIGHKESMKDTARVLGRMYDGIEYRGFKQSVVQELADYAGVPVWNGLTDEFHPTQMLADVLTMMENCDKPLTEIKYVYIGDGRNNVGNSLLLIGAKLGMDVRICAPKSLLPEPKLVEMCEGFAKESGARVMVTDDIDKAMKDVDFVHTDVWVSMGEPLESWGERIKILLPYQVTPELMARSGNPKVKFMHCLPAFHNSETKVGKQIAEKYPELANGIEVTEDVFESPMNVAFEQAENRMHTIKAVMVASLS